Part of the Candidatus Hydrogenedentota bacterium genome is shown below.
GGGCGGCATGATGAACTGCGGCCAGACGTGTACGTCCGTGGAGCGAATCATCGTGCAGGAAGGGGTTTATCCCGAGTTCGTGGCTGCGCTGAAGCGGCGAATCGAAAAACTGAGCCATGCGGGCGCCTGCGAGGGCAAAGCCGACGAAGGCAATCTCGATGTTGGCTGCATTACCGCGGATTTCCAGGTGAAGATTGTTGAAGAGCAAATTAAAGACGCCAAGGCCAAAGGGGCAGAAGTCTTTTCAGCGGGGACGCATACCGAGGGTTCGCACGCCATTCCGCCGACCATGATTACGAACGTGGACAAGTCGATGAAGGTGCTTCAAGACGAGACCTTTGGTCCCGTGGTAACGGTGGAGAAGTTCAAGACCGAAGACGAAGCCGTGGCGATGGCCAACGATTCACCGTATGGGCTGAGTGGAAGCGTTTGGTCGCAGGACTTGGTGCGCGCGGAACGGGTCGCACGGCGCATCGAAACGGGCAGCCTTTCGATCAACAACGTCCTTGCCACGCAGGGTAACCCGGGTCTACCCTTTGGCGGGACCAAAGACAGCGGGTTTGGACGCTACAAGGGCCCGCTCGGCCTGCAGGGATTCTCGAACCCGAAATCGGTCCTGATCGACCACACAAAGAAGCCGGAGGTCTACTGGTATCCGTACAGCAAAGAGAAGTATCATCTCTTCAGTAGGTTGTTGGACGCGATCTATGGCGGAAGCCCATTCTGGGTTCTCAAGGCCGCACTGATTGGTCTTAAGATGGAGTCTCTCGCGAAAAAGAAACGCAAGTAGCGAGGGCGCCTTGGGGGAGGCAAGAGATTACCATCATGGCAAGCGGATGTACCTACGATTTCATTGTGGTTGGCTCTGGCTCTTCCGGAGGTGTCGTTGCGGGCCTTCTGCAACGCGCGGGGGCAAAGTGCCTGCTCATAGAAGCGGGAAAGCATTTCACCGCGAGCACCTTTCCTGCCAATGAAGCCGACTATTCCGCGCAGATGTTCTGGGGCGGGGGGCTTGAGTACGACACCCGTTGTCTGATGGGATTCCTGCGCGGCAAATGCGTCGGCGGCGGTTCCATCGTCAATCAAGCGTTGCAGGATCGGTTCGACGATATTGCACTCGGAGACTGGAAGGCGCAGTCCGGCATCGACTACTTCACCCCTGAGGCCATGGATCCCTTCTATACGGCCGCAGAAGACGGAATTGTCCTGCAGACCTTGCCTGCCGAACAACGAAACCGAAGTGCCCAACTTTTCATACGGGGGCTTGACCATGCGGAGGTAGGCTGGGCCGCGTTGCGGCGCGGGCAGTGCGACTGCGGTGTCGAACAGGGTAACGATTGCATCGCGTGTCTTGGCGGTTGCCACCGCGATTCGAAACAGAGCACGCTGATTGCCTACATCGATCCTGCGATGCCAAAAGGTCTGGACCTTGCCGCCGAGTTTCTGGTGGACCGTGTCGAGCACAGTGCTTCCGGCGTCAAGGTTCACGGGCACAACGGCAGCGGGCCAAAGACCTACGAAGCGAAGAAGTGCATTCTGGCAGGCGGGTCATTTGGCACGACACAGATACTTCTGAAGTCGGGGTTTCGCGATAAGCTGCCCGCGCTCGGCAAATGCTTTTCCATGCACCCTCAGTATATGTCGTTTGCGGAGTTTGACGAACCGGTCGATGCGCACAAGGGTGCGTTTCAAACCGTCAAATCCTCGGACAAAGGGCTTCGCAAGAAGGGCTACAAACTGGAGAATGTGTACGCACCCCCGGTGAGTATTGCCATGTTGTACCGGCGCGGCGGCGTGGACTTGCAGCGCTTCATGAAACGATACCGCTACTATGCGTGCGTGGAAGTCGCGGTACGCGATGAAGCCACCGGCGAGCTATCAATTGATCGCAAGGGCAAGTTGCTGATCAAGAAAGAGATCACGGCGCAAGACGCGGCCCGCCGCGACGATGGATTGGAACTTGTGCGGAGCGTGTTCGCGGCGGTGGGCGCCAAGAGCATGTTTCAGTCGCCGATGTACTTTGGATTGCACCTGATGGGCGGTTGCGCCATCGGTGTAGACCCGCGAACCTCAGTCGTGAACGAGGCATTCCAAGTACATGGGTGCGAGAATTTGTATACGGCGGATACCAGCATTTTCCCGAACGCGCCGGGCATCAATCCCGCGCTGTCGGTGATGGCCCTCGCGCACAAGCTGAGCCGGCAACTGGTGAAAGGATAGCGTCATGCCGAATCACTATTCGCGTATCCTTGGTCCGAAGGCATGTCGCGCGCTTGAACGCGTAGCAGACTTTATCGTTCCCGTGGTTGACGACTATCCATCGTTCGCGGAGATCGGTTGCGTGGAGCATGTTGATGCCATCCTCGAAAATGCGCCTCCGAAAGATGCGGCGGACTTGAACCTCTTCTTGACGGTGCTCTATTTCATGCCAGATGGTGTGCTGCGGTTTGTCGTTCGCAACATGGAGAAGGCGGACACTTGGTTCGAGCCCGTTGCGACGACGTTCCGACTGCTGGATTTGGGGCTTCGAGGACTTGTCCTCTCGCTCTACTACTCCGGAAAGCATGGTGCAGACTACAAGGGCAAGACTCCCGCGGACGTCATCGAGTTCTCGCTGAACCGTGTGCCGCGACAAGTCGTATCCACCATCGAGGCCAAGTAACGACCTGCAGTCGCCGGCGAAGACTCCGCCTTTCCATACTTGGAGTCAGGTGTAGCAGAAGCTCCTAATTGAATGAACGTCACTCGGGCTTTCTGCACAGGAAATGGAAATAGGGCAGAAACAGGAATCCCTGGTCCGCATTTGCGCCATCGGAATTATCTACGCGCGACAACGGATCGCATGGATGCACACCGGCGTTCACCTCAAACCCTGCTGTTCGTAATGCCTGTCCCAACTTTCTGGCGACTTGTACGTCAGCACCTTCGGTTCTCAGCGATTCGCCGTAAGCCTTGAGACCCGAACTTGAGGACGGATACTCGATAAGCCCGCCGTAGTCGGGCTCCGCGGCGGCAATCAGATGACCGCCGGGTAGTAGTACTCGATCAATCTCGGCAATCACCTGTCTAAGATCCCTGACCCACAAGAAGAACATCTGAGTGAATACGAGGTCGAATGAACCAGCATGGAACGGCAGCGTTTCGCCGGTTCCTGCCACGCGAAGACCTTCTGCTAACCGAAGGGATTTCACGTCGCTGTCCAGTCCAACCGCAATACCGCCGCAGCGCCACTTTAAATCCGCCAGCGTTGTGCCGGTGCCTGCTCCAAGGTCAAGCACGCGGCCTTTGCTCGCGATATCGACTCTTCGCAATAAGCGGTTTCGTTCGCCCACGAACCAACGCGCCTGGCGGCGATATTGGTTGTCGAGGTCGCGGGAGTCCATGATTGGCCTCAGCCCTTATCGGATTCCTTCTTCCATTCTTCGATCGCTTTGGCAAGTAGGTCCGGTTTGTCGGACAGAATGCTGTCTACACCCATATCGAGGTAGGCTCTCATCTTGACGGGGTCGTTGATGGTGTGGATCTGAAACTTGATGCCTTTTGCTCGAATCGCCTTAATGTCTTCCGGCTTGAGCTGAAACTGGGGCAACATGTCTTCGTCCATGGAAAGTACATCGCTTATAGGCTTGTACGAGTCCCACGTACCGCCTCGGAGAGCGGACAGCAAGGCTGCCCCCGACGCGAAGTCATAGCAGGTCGCCAATTCAGGCGCCGTTTCACGGGTGCGCGCCACAGCTTCGGGAACGAAGGAAGCGATCAATACCCGGTCTTGTGCTTTTGCGTCTCTGATAATCTTGATGCATGCGTCGGCCAATGCGGCTGATCCTTTGAAGTCAACAAGGAAATTCGAATCTGGAGCGCAAGCCAGCGCTTCTTCCAGTGTCGCCACAGTTACACCTTTGCCGCGATAGGGGTATGTAGCGCCTCCGTCTTTTGTGAAGGAGTAGCCTGCGTCAAGGGCTTTGATTTGCGCGAGCGTTAAATCCGCAATCTTGCCCTTACCGTTGGTCGTTCGGTCCACGGAGTCATCGTGCATGAGTACGATGGCTCCGTCCGCAGTCATGCGGGCATCGGTCTCCAGGAGGATTCCCGGAAATGTTTTGGCGGCGAGTTCGAATCCAGCGGCCGTGTTTTCCGGCCACAACAATTCACCCCCTCGGTGTGCCCCGAGCAGAAACGGCCTCTTGAAGAACGGCTTTATGCTGTCGCCGGAATGCGAGGACTGTCCTTCCGCGGAATCGGGGATACCCACGGCGGCAATTGCCAGCGACAGGATCAATACGGCAATGTTCGATTTCATGACTATGCAGCTCCCTAATCACAAATCCCGAGAGATTAACAAGGGATGAGTGTACACAAGACATAAGCTTGAAGAAAGGCGGTTCTACATCGCTACGATGCGCATGCGGCTTCGCGTCAGTTGGTGGACTTTCGCGTGCGTTCCATCGTAGCCTAGTCGGTATGGCACAAATTCAGTTACTGATAGCGGACCCCGTGTTGCGTGTGACCGTTAGCACAATGCTTCAGGCGGAAGGGCATACTGTTTCGGGAGATACTCCGGATGTTATTCTTACCGACGCCATAGAAGCGGCGCACTCGTTCGTTGAGCGGGCGCCGACACTGGTGTTTGCGGCCGCAACGCAGATTCGCGACGCGGTCGCTGCGATGAAGCAGGGGGTATTCGGGTATATTTTCTTGCCGCTCCAACCCGGAGAGGCGGAAGTCATGGTGCGGCGCGCGATCGGCGCACACGCAACCAAGCCTGTGGAGACCGTTCGACTTCTCGAAGAGGTCGAATCGGAACACATCCTTGCAGTGCTTCGACACTGCAAGAACAGCCGGGCAAAAGCGGCCAAACTATTGGGGGTGGGCCGCAACACGCTCTGGCGAAAACTGAAGCGCATCGAGGCGGCGCGCAAAGCGTCGCAGCAGTAGAAGCGCGGGAGAACGTTCATGTCCACCAAGACCAAGCGCGGGGAGTTGCTTGCCCGCGCCTATGCCGTTTCACCCGACCTCGCCATCGAGATTTGTCATATCGGTTCGGACGCGGCAAAGCAGTTGGCAGACTTTGCCAAGGCGAAGTGCGGAGTCAAGGCCTTTGTCGTTTCGGACGAGAATACCCGGAAGGCCGTCGGAGATGCGCCGTATTCGGAGCTTCGCGCCGCTGGCAAGAGTCTGTCCGAGAAGGTGTTTGGAGGTGAGAGACTGGACGCCTCGGATCACCTCGGGGACGAAGTCGCTGAAGAAGGCCGTGACGCCGATTTCTTCGTGGGGATCGGGTCAGGTTCGGTGTGCGATCTGGCAAAGCATGCGGGAACGAAACTGAATCGCCCCGTTCTGCTTTATGGAACGGCTGCATCCATGAATGGGTATACATCGGGCATCACCGCGATGAAGGTCCGTGGCCTGAAGCGAACCATCCCCTGTCAGCCCGCCTTGGGTGTATTCGCGGACCCTGCGGTGGTCGCGGCCGCGCCCGCGCGCATGACGGCAGCCGGCGTTGCGGATTTCCTGTCGAAGTGTTCGGCGGGAGCCGATTGGCGGACCGCCCACTTCTTGCGGAACGAGTACTATGATGAAAGTGCGCTGCGCTTCTATGAGGGAATCGTGGAAGAGATGCTCGAAAGCGCCGAGGCCGTAGGCCGTGGCGATGCCAACGCTGCCGCGCTCGTAATGGAAGCGCTTCTGCTTTCCGGTTTGGCCATGCTTGTCGCGGGGTCTTCCTCGCCAGCGTCGGGTGGAGAACATCTCATTTCCCATTTCGTGGATATGAAGCAGGCACTCTATGGCACGCCGAACGACTTGCACGGTGTTCAGGTGGGCGTGGCGACGGTGCACTGCCTTCGCCTTTGGGAGAAGGTGCTTGCCGTGGACGCGTCGGCAATGGATATCGATGCGCTTGTGGATTCCCAGCCAACTGAAGCGCAGATTCGGACGTGGGCAATTGAAGATTGGGGTGAATCGGTTGCAGCAGAAGTCCTGAAACAATGGGGGCAGAAGGCACTTGACCCGGCAGGCATTCGCGCCGAGCTGGAGAAGTTCCGGGACGGTCTCCCTGAACTGCGCAAAGCAGTTGGACAAGATCTGCTGCCAGCGGAGACTGTTGCGAGCGCTATTCGCCTCTCCGGCGGTCCAACCGAGCCCGAAGGTATGACGGCGCCCTTGGATGAATACCGAAAGGCACTCAAGCGCGCTCGCTACATTCGAAACCGATTCACGGTGCTCGATCTTTCAGCCGAATTGGGATTAGACTGAAGGAGACGGTCGATTGCTCCCGGGGGAACCGATCGCTCGCCGGTTCGGAGGCGAATACCTTGACCGCATGGTAAGAAACATGGGGTTCTTTAAGAATCAGATAGGGCCTACGTTTCGATCGACTCAGCCGTCACGCGCGTGGGTACGTCCGTGCCAAAGTGCGCGCTTTAAGGGGAAGGAAGCCTAGTGTTCCTCGAACTCATTCAGAACATGGCCCTCCTAATTTCGTTGGCCGTGATACTTCAAGTCCTTGCGCGCCGCACCGAGAGAAAACCGGCACTGTACGAGTCCGTGACGGGGCTCCTGTTCGGCTGCGTCGGCATAGTCGGCATGATGACGCCCATGCATTTTGCGGAAGGCGTTATCTACGATGGCCGGTCCATCATCCTGAGTCTTGCCGGGATCTTCGGAGGACCAATCGCCGCGCTGCTGTCTGCTGTGATGTGTGGTGTGTATCGGGGTTATTTGGGTGGTCCAGGCGCATTGGCAGGAATCCTGACCATAACCGAGTCGGCCGCGCTTGGTGCAGTCTATGGGTATCTGCGCCGACGCGACGAAGCGTGGGTCACGCCATTCAAGCTGTGGTGCTTTGCTCTCCTTGTCCATGTGTTAATGCTGGCAGCCCAGTTACTGATTCCGGAAAAGGGTCTCGCCGCTGTGCTCTACGTGGGACCTAGCGTACTTATATTTTACCCACTGGTCTTTATGTTGATAGCGCAAGTCTTTCTCGATGATGAACGAAGGCGGAGGTCAGAGAACGCCTTGCGAGAAAGCCAAGAACGTCTCGACCTCGTTCTGCGTGGAGCAGAATTGGGCGCGTGGGACTGGCATATAGTGTCAAATCGTGTGACATTCAACGAACGTTGGGCCACGATGCTGGGGTACGAAGTTGGCGAGTTGAGTCCCCACTATGATACCTGGGAGAGGTTGGTCCATCCCGATGACTCCAAGCGTGTGATAGAAGCGCTGCAGGATCACGTCAAGGGACATAGTGATTCATACGAAGTCGAGTATCGTCTGAAGAGGAAGGACGGCGATTGGGCTTGGGTTCTGGACAAAGGTCGCGTCATTGAGCGAACGGCCGATGGAAAGCCAATCCGCGCGTGTGGCACTCATCTTGACATTACCGAGCGCAAGCTTGCCGAGGAAACCCGCGAGAAGCTGGAAGAACAGTTGAAGCAAGCGCACAAGATGGAAGCGGTGGGGCAATTAGCGGGCGGCATCGCGCACGACTTCAATAATTTGCTTCAGGTGATCCTGGGGAATGCGGATCTTCTGAGTAGCGGACTCAAGCCGGATGACCCGAATTTCGAGATATTGGACGAGGTCCGACGGGCGGGGGAACGCGCCTCGGAATTGACACAGCAATTACTGGCTTTCAGCAGGCGGCAGATCATCCAGCCCGTGAACCTGGATCTGAACGATCTCATTCAGTCCGTACTCCGGATGATTCGCCGAATTATCGGGGAGCATATCGAGTTGCGGTTCATTCCCGGCGATCGGCTTGGGTTGGTGTACGCCGATAAGGGGCAAATCGAGCAAATCGTGCTCAATCTGTGCGTAAATGCGCGCGACGCTATGCCTACGGGTGGCACGTTGACCATCGAGACCGAGAACGTCATCATCGGAGAGGCGTATTGCCGCGAGCACCTGTGGGCGACCGAAGGCCGGTACGTATTGTTGAGCGTGACGGACAGCGGCGTGGGCATGGATGAACTGACGCAGGCTCACATTTTTGAGCCGTTTTTTACGACCAAAGGCGTGGGACAGGGTACCGGGCTTGGGCTTGCCACGGTGTACGGCATTGTGAAACGGCACAGCGGGTTGGTTCATGTCTACAGTGAGCTAGACAAAGGTACGACCTTCAAGATTTATTTGCCCATCACCGAACGTTTCGCGGAAGAAGTCGGGGCCAAGATCGAGCCGCGTGTTGTGGGCGGTTCTGAGACGATTCTCGTTGCTGAAGACGAAGAAATGGTCCGTAACCTTGTTGTTCGTATTCTGGAGTCTGCCGGGTACAGCGTGCTGTCTGCCGTCGACGGAGAGGACGCATTGCGCGTTTTTGAAGCCCACGCCGATAGAATTAATCTTGCGCTTCTCGACGTGATGATGCCCAAGCTCGGGGGCAAAGAGGTGATGAACAAGATGCTGGAACGCCGTCCGGATATGCGTGTCCTTTTCAGCAGCGGCTACAGCGAGAATGCAGTGCACGCGAATTTTGTCATCAAGACGGGATTGCGTCTAATCAGCAAACCTTACCGGAGCGATGAGTTGCTGCGCGCGGTTCGAGAGACACTTGATGCGCCGTTGAGCACGTAGGTGGCTCTGTTAAGTTTAGCCTTTTCCGGCATTGTACAACTCAGGGGGGAGCGTGTACGGAAGGCTATAAATCCTTGAGTCTGTCCTAATTACGTCTCAAGTAGTGCTCTTAGCTCGACCAAGGAATTCACCTCGATGTGGGGAGCAATTGAGTCATCACGGACGGTCCTT
Proteins encoded:
- a CDS encoding GMC family oxidoreductase translates to MASGCTYDFIVVGSGSSGGVVAGLLQRAGAKCLLIEAGKHFTASTFPANEADYSAQMFWGGGLEYDTRCLMGFLRGKCVGGGSIVNQALQDRFDDIALGDWKAQSGIDYFTPEAMDPFYTAAEDGIVLQTLPAEQRNRSAQLFIRGLDHAEVGWAALRRGQCDCGVEQGNDCIACLGGCHRDSKQSTLIAYIDPAMPKGLDLAAEFLVDRVEHSASGVKVHGHNGSGPKTYEAKKCILAGGSFGTTQILLKSGFRDKLPALGKCFSMHPQYMSFAEFDEPVDAHKGAFQTVKSSDKGLRKKGYKLENVYAPPVSIAMLYRRGGVDLQRFMKRYRYYACVEVAVRDEATGELSIDRKGKLLIKKEITAQDAARRDDGLELVRSVFAAVGAKSMFQSPMYFGLHLMGGCAIGVDPRTSVVNEAFQVHGCENLYTADTSIFPNAPGINPALSVMALAHKLSRQLVKG
- a CDS encoding methyltransferase domain-containing protein yields the protein MDSRDLDNQYRRQARWFVGERNRLLRRVDIASKGRVLDLGAGTGTTLADLKWRCGGIAVGLDSDVKSLRLAEGLRVAGTGETLPFHAGSFDLVFTQMFFLWVRDLRQVIAEIDRVLLPGGHLIAAAEPDYGGLIEYPSSSSGLKAYGESLRTEGADVQVARKLGQALRTAGFEVNAGVHPCDPLSRVDNSDGANADQGFLFLPYFHFLCRKPE
- a CDS encoding glycerophosphodiester phosphodiesterase, giving the protein MKSNIAVLILSLAIAAVGIPDSAEGQSSHSGDSIKPFFKRPFLLGAHRGGELLWPENTAAGFELAAKTFPGILLETDARMTADGAIVLMHDDSVDRTTNGKGKIADLTLAQIKALDAGYSFTKDGGATYPYRGKGVTVATLEEALACAPDSNFLVDFKGSAALADACIKIIRDAKAQDRVLIASFVPEAVARTRETAPELATCYDFASGAALLSALRGGTWDSYKPISDVLSMDEDMLPQFQLKPEDIKAIRAKGIKFQIHTINDPVKMRAYLDMGVDSILSDKPDLLAKAIEEWKKESDKG
- a CDS encoding iron-containing alcohol dehydrogenase, encoding MSTKTKRGELLARAYAVSPDLAIEICHIGSDAAKQLADFAKAKCGVKAFVVSDENTRKAVGDAPYSELRAAGKSLSEKVFGGERLDASDHLGDEVAEEGRDADFFVGIGSGSVCDLAKHAGTKLNRPVLLYGTAASMNGYTSGITAMKVRGLKRTIPCQPALGVFADPAVVAAAPARMTAAGVADFLSKCSAGADWRTAHFLRNEYYDESALRFYEGIVEEMLESAEAVGRGDANAAALVMEALLLSGLAMLVAGSSSPASGGEHLISHFVDMKQALYGTPNDLHGVQVGVATVHCLRLWEKVLAVDASAMDIDALVDSQPTEAQIRTWAIEDWGESVAAEVLKQWGQKALDPAGIRAELEKFRDGLPELRKAVGQDLLPAETVASAIRLSGGPTEPEGMTAPLDEYRKALKRARYIRNRFTVLDLSAELGLD
- a CDS encoding PAS domain-containing protein encodes the protein MFLELIQNMALLISLAVILQVLARRTERKPALYESVTGLLFGCVGIVGMMTPMHFAEGVIYDGRSIILSLAGIFGGPIAALLSAVMCGVYRGYLGGPGALAGILTITESAALGAVYGYLRRRDEAWVTPFKLWCFALLVHVLMLAAQLLIPEKGLAAVLYVGPSVLIFYPLVFMLIAQVFLDDERRRRSENALRESQERLDLVLRGAELGAWDWHIVSNRVTFNERWATMLGYEVGELSPHYDTWERLVHPDDSKRVIEALQDHVKGHSDSYEVEYRLKRKDGDWAWVLDKGRVIERTADGKPIRACGTHLDITERKLAEETREKLEEQLKQAHKMEAVGQLAGGIAHDFNNLLQVILGNADLLSSGLKPDDPNFEILDEVRRAGERASELTQQLLAFSRRQIIQPVNLDLNDLIQSVLRMIRRIIGEHIELRFIPGDRLGLVYADKGQIEQIVLNLCVNARDAMPTGGTLTIETENVIIGEAYCREHLWATEGRYVLLSVTDSGVGMDELTQAHIFEPFFTTKGVGQGTGLGLATVYGIVKRHSGLVHVYSELDKGTTFKIYLPITERFAEEVGAKIEPRVVGGSETILVAEDEEMVRNLVVRILESAGYSVLSAVDGEDALRVFEAHADRINLALLDVMMPKLGGKEVMNKMLERRPDMRVLFSSGYSENAVHANFVIKTGLRLISKPYRSDELLRAVRETLDAPLST